The Clupea harengus chromosome 22, Ch_v2.0.2, whole genome shotgun sequence genomic sequence GGGCTAAACAGTACCTAGTTGGAAACGCACCACATGTTGAACCTGTTGCAAACAACTCTCAAAAAAAGCAGAAACGGACAAATGGAAAGTCACATGTCAACAAAGGATGTTGTTGATTAAATCCTGTTTGGAACAGTTTAACCAGAGATGTTCTAAAAAGGGATGTTCCAATCTTCGGGTGAAAACGTGTAACAGCCATGGACTCTTCGAGGGGAGACCAGAGGCTGTTCTGTTTGATTCAAATCTTATGGGAGAAGTGGCTCAGTACCGTGATCAAACTCCTATTTTGTGAAAATAGTTGGTTTTACAACAATTAGACTACCTCTGTGTTTATCTTCAAAATCTGATCCACAGCCAAGCTCATTATGATGCCATCTACTAAGATCTAAAATGAAAGAATGATCGTTTTGTGAGACAACTGATAGTTGGAGGTGTTGCGACAGATGGAACACATTGGCTCTACATTCTGTTATGTATCGCATATGCACAAGATTGTCGcctaataaaaataaacatatacaatatatattatctTGCATCTtgcgtgtcagagagagaatCAACTAAAAGGGAACGAATCTCAATGTAacccttctctttctgtttctctggtgGTAACAGGGTACAGTTTTCTGCCGTCTGAGCCTATGGAGACCGTTGCCAGGAGACAGGAGCTCATTCACAAGCAGAACATAGCCAGGTACAGGAATGAAATGCAGCTTTGCATATGAACTACATCTACCCATGTGTAAAAGATTCACTTTTAAGAGTGTTAGAGTGTATAGTCAATTTCTTGTCATTTTCTTGTAAggtcattttatttatatagcacatttaaaaacaacaagagTTGTACCAAAGGGCTTTCCAGTCAAGTTAAATAAAGCATAGAGTAAAGAGAGTAGAGTGCAAGCAATACAAATAGTGATTTCATTAGTAGAAGCCAACTACTGACTTGTGGTCTATCTGTGTTCTCCAATCAGAATGGAGATGAACGCTATCCTGCACCAGAAAGAACTTGAGAACGCCCATCAGAAGGGACTCATGGGTATGGAGAACCCAATGATGTACCCAGGCATGCAGGCAAACCCCATGGCATTCAGGGGGCGGCAGCGGCACCCGGAGGGGCACGACGTCTTCGTCCACCGCACGACTCTCGACGACCTCCAGGCCAATAGCCTGCTCATGTCCACCAGCCCCTACCCACCAATCAACagcctgcagagggagaggagccgCCGGGTTGGCAGGAGGGCGCCTAATCACAAGACAGTAGACAGCAACAGCTCCGGCCCCAAGGGCCCGTCGGAGGACAAGAGCGTGGACCAGAGCCCGGGAGGAGCCtcaggggaggagaaggagacggAGGGGAAGGGAGTGTTGGGCGGGGACACCTCCGACAGCAAGCCGCACCAGGTTAAAATGGACACTGAGCTGGTGTCCAGCAACGGCAGGAAGAGCTACAAAGAAGGCGGCGAGCAGGGCCTGAGGAAGGCCTGCATCAGCAGCCAAGATGTCTGCTCAGATGTGACCAACTGCAGCTCCAGTGTGGGAGACAAGGACATGCCCAATCAGTGCTCTGCGTTCCAGGAGAAGTTCATGTTCCCAGCCGGGCCTCTCGCAACCCTGCCCTACATGTTCCCAATGCCAGGAAATGGCCTAATGCCATCTGGTGAGTTTAGTCAGTCCAAAAAAACACTGGTAAAAGATGTAAGAATAATAATAGCTATCCTCAGGGGGAAGGAGGGGTATAGTCAAAAAGTGATTTGGGAAAAGATGAGCATAAGACTATTgatatatttttataattacAAGACAGTGTCCATTTCAGGGGCTTACTGAAATTTGAGTATAACTTCTCAGATTTTTTACTGCTTGTATCATTAACCACTGAGATGTTACTTACGCTGATATTATTAATTCTAAAAAGGTGCTCAAAATGTTTTCCTCAATGGAGAAGAGATGTCAACACTTGAAGATATCAGGAAGTGGACTGTTGATGATGTCTACAATTTCATTGCGGAAATACCTAGCTGCTCTGAATATGCACAGGTGATTGTCCTGTGCCCATGTTTATTCATGTCTGTTCTCGCATTGCTCTTATGAATTATGGAAAATATAGTCATTATATTAATACTATTACGCAACCCTGACTTTGTTGTCATATTTTCTTTCAGACGTTTAAAGACCACATGATAGATGGAGAGACATTGCCCCTTATGACAGAGGAACATCTGCTGGACACGTTCAGTATGAAGCTAGGACCGGCCCTCAAAATAAGATCACAGGTACAAACCTCAGCATTTATGTAAATGAATCATGACCACTTAAGTCTTCTCTTATAGATCAGTGATCATGACTTATTGTCATGAGATATTTCTCATTGAAAACCAGTCACGGTCACACACTCtgtgggctctgtaaagcgcttttaGACAATGCCTTTTGTTAATGACGCAATATAAATCAatgaaattatatttaattGAATGTAATTGATTCTGAGCAGGTGTCTCGGCGAGTGGGCAACATGATGTACATGATGAACATGCCCCTGCCTGCCCCTGTGCTGCACCCCACGGCGGAGAAGGCAGGTGGGGACCGCTCCTCAGAGATCAGCTCCCCCCTAAACTGCAACAGCGCGGAGCTGCTGGGAAGCCCCTGCACCAGAGACATGGAAACCCTGAAGCCATCTGAGCCTGCATCAGAAACTgagaaccctctctctccagcgaACAAAAC encodes the following:
- the samd7 gene encoding sterile alpha motif domain-containing protein 7; translation: MTPREQLRKMTSLGEQGALDEKNWYRLVNGMSAGEMRQRQELMMRNQMAMAPQILAQGQQRLQGVPSQFEPRFMERELGPPTEMVSSDARQMHMGAHLGPPLPPHSGVMPGRGFPGAGYSFLPSEPMETVARRQELIHKQNIARMEMNAILHQKELENAHQKGLMGMENPMMYPGMQANPMAFRGRQRHPEGHDVFVHRTTLDDLQANSLLMSTSPYPPINSLQRERSRRVGRRAPNHKTVDSNSSGPKGPSEDKSVDQSPGGASGEEKETEGKGVLGGDTSDSKPHQVKMDTELVSSNGRKSYKEGGEQGLRKACISSQDVCSDVTNCSSSVGDKDMPNQCSAFQEKFMFPAGPLATLPYMFPMPGNGLMPSGAQNVFLNGEEMSTLEDIRKWTVDDVYNFIAEIPSCSEYAQTFKDHMIDGETLPLMTEEHLLDTFSMKLGPALKIRSQVSRRVGNMMYMMNMPLPAPVLHPTAEKAGGDRSSEISSPLNCNSAELLGSPCTRDMETLKPSEPASETENPLSPANKTA